A part of Oceanidesulfovibrio indonesiensis genomic DNA contains:
- a CDS encoding amino acid ABC transporter permease (The N-terminal region of this protein, as described by TIGR01726, is a three transmembrane segment that identifies a subfamily of ABC transporter permease subunits, which specificities that include histidine, arginine, glutamine, glutamate, L-cystine (sic), the opines (in Agrobacterium) octopine and nopaline, etc.), with protein MTLKDLHRVLGSVASAALLVLSLLVAGVQAGEVASTTPDADALMREANNVMATGDLDAAVQIYLQVPPPGPEGDRGQFVSSRIQAARLEFAMKDYPAALAIVEQLLEVYPEHIEALQFRKSIENAMMPQWQRLLQDTVKYVPHLLKGALLTLLLVVVTMIVSPFGGLLIALGRIGSFKPISRLCWFIIWLFRGTPLLLQLFFIYYGLPALGITLKPITAALIGLGLNYSAYLAEIIRSGILSIDHGQMEAAEAMGMTYWQAMRRVIIPQTYRVIMPPVGNEFIALIKDTALVSTIAMVELMRTADQLFNATFNITVLVLAAGIYLLFTTVFTFIFESIEARVGAYEKR; from the coding sequence GTGACTTTGAAGGATTTGCATAGAGTACTGGGGAGCGTCGCCTCGGCGGCGCTCCTCGTTCTTTCTCTCCTGGTCGCGGGCGTTCAGGCCGGCGAGGTTGCGTCCACGACTCCGGACGCCGACGCCCTGATGCGCGAGGCCAACAACGTCATGGCCACAGGCGATCTGGACGCCGCGGTGCAGATCTATCTGCAGGTGCCTCCGCCGGGACCCGAGGGCGACCGGGGGCAGTTCGTTTCCAGCCGCATACAGGCGGCCCGTCTCGAGTTCGCCATGAAGGACTACCCGGCGGCGCTCGCCATCGTGGAGCAGCTGCTGGAAGTCTATCCCGAACACATCGAAGCGCTTCAATTCCGAAAATCGATCGAAAACGCCATGATGCCGCAATGGCAGCGGCTGCTCCAAGATACGGTGAAGTACGTGCCGCACCTCTTGAAAGGCGCCCTGCTCACCTTGCTGCTGGTCGTCGTTACCATGATCGTCTCGCCTTTCGGCGGCCTGCTCATCGCTCTGGGACGCATCGGCTCCTTCAAACCAATCAGCCGACTCTGCTGGTTCATCATCTGGTTGTTCCGCGGCACGCCGCTTCTGCTCCAGCTGTTCTTCATCTATTACGGACTGCCGGCCCTGGGCATCACGCTCAAGCCGATCACAGCGGCGCTCATCGGTCTCGGCCTGAACTATTCCGCATACCTTGCGGAGATCATACGCAGCGGCATCCTGTCCATCGACCACGGGCAGATGGAAGCCGCCGAGGCCATGGGCATGACCTACTGGCAGGCCATGCGCCGGGTCATCATCCCGCAGACATACCGGGTGATAATGCCGCCTGTGGGCAACGAGTTCATCGCGCTCATCAAGGACACCGCCCTGGTTTCCACCATCGCCATGGTGGAACTGATGCGCACGGCGGACCAGCTCTTCAACGCAACGTTCAACATAACCGTGCTGGTGCTCGCCGCCGGCATCTACCTTCTGTTCACTACGGTCTTCACGTTCATCTTCGAATCGATCGAGGCACGTGTGGGCGCATACGAGAAACGTTAG
- a CDS encoding amino acid ABC transporter substrate-binding protein, producing the protein MKFLLTALLGMVLCFNASFAQAADDSWERVQNAGKLVIGLDDAFPPMGFRDDTGKLIGFDIDAAEEVGKRLDIEIAWQPTEWKGVINSLYAKKFDCIWNGMTITPERQEKVAFSKPYIMDGQIATVRLDDQEFESFEDLGGKIVGVQAGSPALEAAKKLPNAAAQIREYDTNPEAFLDLEAGRLDSVVVDNVTGRYYMASRPGKFRALPGYITKEAFGVAFRMEDASLRAKIQQTIDEMIEDGTMGEISRKWFGEDVTNPAEW; encoded by the coding sequence ATGAAATTTCTTCTCACTGCCCTTCTGGGGATGGTCCTGTGTTTCAATGCCTCTTTCGCCCAAGCGGCCGACGACTCCTGGGAACGGGTGCAGAACGCCGGCAAGCTGGTGATCGGTCTGGACGACGCGTTCCCGCCCATGGGCTTCCGCGATGACACCGGCAAGCTCATCGGTTTCGATATCGACGCCGCTGAAGAGGTCGGCAAGCGCCTGGACATCGAGATCGCATGGCAGCCCACCGAGTGGAAAGGGGTCATCAACTCCCTGTACGCCAAAAAGTTCGACTGCATCTGGAACGGCATGACCATCACGCCTGAGCGCCAGGAGAAGGTTGCCTTCTCCAAGCCGTACATCATGGACGGCCAGATCGCCACGGTGCGCCTGGATGATCAGGAATTCGAATCGTTCGAGGACCTCGGCGGCAAGATCGTAGGCGTCCAGGCCGGTTCTCCGGCTCTGGAGGCTGCCAAGAAGCTGCCCAACGCCGCTGCCCAAATCCGCGAGTACGACACGAACCCCGAGGCTTTCCTGGATCTGGAAGCCGGCCGTCTGGACTCCGTGGTCGTAGACAACGTGACCGGTCGCTATTACATGGCTTCCCGTCCCGGCAAGTTCCGCGCCCTGCCCGGCTATATCACGAAAGAGGCTTTCGGAGTCGCTTTCCGCATGGAAGACGCCTCCCTGCGCGCCAAGATCCAGCAGACAATCGACGAGATGATCGAAGACGGCACCATGGGTGAAATCTCCCGCAAGTGGTTCGGCGAAGACGTCACCAATCCTGCCGAATGGTAA
- a CDS encoding glutamate synthase-related protein gives MQKRSKGNDVIGTINRGTACESSLCTLCRADCAGKCETWMSSLQGRSMLYPRDYGLVTAGSDNVSHVDVSYNSLRIQGNLYGAQGLPADTSSNADNCLFTNVSLETSFGNGKKTKVRLPLMTGALGSTLIAARYWDSFAIGCALVGIPVVIGENVVGVDREAEIENGRISKAPEMDRRINTYKRYYDGYGAVIVQLNVEDACNGVAEYILEKHGDDMMIELKWGQGAKNIGGEIKVGSVEYAKFLKERGYLVDPDPDLPAVQKAFADGSIDCFARHSRLGFTEQGGWEAVCADFHAAVQKLRDLGFKRISLKTGCYGMEGLALAIRLSAEAGLDLLTIDGAGGGTGMSPWNMMEAWGVPSVMLHAKAYEYAALLAAKGMRPADMSFAGGIAREDQIFKALALGAPYSKLICMGRALMIPGFLGANIEGALYPERKDTVHGNWDKLPATVKSFGDTPEKIFSCYQEVSDKIGAEAMKEIPLGAVAMWCLADKLGAGLQQFLAGVRKFRIDSISREDIFSGNRETERETGIPFCTDAQDQIARKILLS, from the coding sequence ATGCAGAAGCGGTCCAAGGGCAACGACGTCATCGGCACCATCAACAGGGGAACGGCCTGTGAATCCAGCCTGTGCACATTGTGCAGGGCAGATTGCGCAGGCAAGTGCGAGACCTGGATGTCCTCGCTGCAGGGCCGTTCCATGCTGTATCCTCGCGACTACGGCCTGGTGACCGCAGGAAGCGACAATGTAAGCCACGTAGACGTTTCCTACAATTCGCTGCGCATTCAGGGGAATCTCTACGGAGCCCAGGGGTTGCCGGCGGACACTTCCAGCAACGCAGACAACTGCCTGTTCACCAATGTGAGCCTGGAGACTTCCTTCGGCAACGGCAAGAAAACCAAGGTGCGCCTGCCGCTCATGACCGGCGCTCTGGGGTCCACCCTCATTGCCGCCCGCTACTGGGATTCCTTTGCCATAGGCTGCGCATTGGTGGGCATTCCCGTTGTCATCGGCGAGAACGTGGTGGGCGTTGACCGCGAAGCCGAGATCGAGAACGGCCGCATCAGCAAGGCCCCTGAGATGGATCGCCGGATCAACACGTACAAGCGGTACTATGACGGCTATGGCGCGGTCATCGTGCAGCTCAACGTGGAGGACGCCTGCAACGGCGTTGCCGAGTACATCCTCGAGAAGCATGGCGACGACATGATGATCGAGCTCAAGTGGGGCCAGGGCGCCAAGAACATCGGCGGCGAAATCAAGGTAGGCAGCGTGGAGTACGCCAAGTTCCTCAAGGAACGCGGCTATCTGGTGGATCCGGATCCGGATCTGCCCGCTGTGCAGAAGGCCTTTGCCGATGGTTCCATCGACTGCTTCGCCCGTCACAGCCGGCTTGGCTTTACGGAACAGGGCGGCTGGGAGGCCGTGTGCGCTGATTTCCACGCCGCCGTGCAGAAGCTGCGCGACCTCGGATTCAAGCGTATTTCTCTCAAGACGGGCTGCTACGGCATGGAGGGGCTGGCGCTGGCCATCCGTCTCTCCGCCGAGGCCGGACTCGACCTGCTGACTATAGACGGCGCCGGCGGCGGAACCGGCATGAGCCCCTGGAACATGATGGAGGCCTGGGGCGTGCCCTCTGTGATGCTGCACGCCAAAGCGTATGAATATGCCGCGCTGCTGGCCGCCAAGGGCATGCGCCCCGCGGACATGTCCTTTGCCGGCGGCATCGCCCGCGAGGATCAGATATTCAAGGCCCTGGCGCTTGGCGCGCCTTACTCCAAGCTCATCTGCATGGGCCGGGCGCTCATGATTCCGGGATTCCTGGGCGCCAACATCGAAGGTGCTCTCTATCCCGAGCGCAAGGACACGGTGCACGGCAACTGGGACAAACTGCCAGCCACGGTCAAGTCTTTCGGCGACACGCCTGAGAAGATATTCTCCTGCTATCAGGAAGTGTCGGATAAGATCGGCGCCGAAGCCATGAAGGAAATCCCTCTGGGCGCTGTGGCCATGTGGTGCCTGGCGGACAAGCTGGGCGCAGGGCTGCAACAGTTTCTGGCCGGCGTGCGCAAGTTCCGCATCGACTCCATCAGCCGCGAGGACATATTCTCCGGCAACCGGGAGACTGAGCGCGAAACCGGAATTCCTTTCTGCACCGACGCCCAGGATCAGATCGCCAGAAAGATTCTGCTGTCCTGA
- a CDS encoding CD3072 family TudS-related putative desulfidase has protein sequence MSTVKRSRRVLIVCHCLLNANAKVFPLATCPGVCMTPLRRSLEEGAGLLQLPCPETVALGLNRFGMTREQYDHPAFRRACRTMLEPSLDQIEVYASAGYELMGLVGVDGSPNCGVQTTCYGFRGGELSAPESNTEEQVANLCLAPGRGVFMEEMLSALEARNLCIPLFAVNESNPELLVAADRLSTERR, from the coding sequence ATGTCGACCGTGAAACGGAGCCGGCGAGTTCTCATAGTCTGTCATTGTTTGTTGAATGCCAATGCCAAGGTCTTTCCCCTGGCAACATGCCCCGGTGTGTGCATGACTCCCCTGCGCCGGAGCCTTGAAGAAGGCGCAGGCCTGCTCCAACTGCCGTGTCCGGAAACCGTGGCGCTCGGGTTGAATCGATTTGGCATGACCAGGGAGCAGTACGACCACCCTGCTTTCCGGCGAGCCTGTCGGACAATGCTGGAGCCCAGTCTGGACCAGATCGAAGTCTATGCCTCGGCTGGATATGAACTCATGGGACTCGTGGGCGTGGACGGCAGTCCGAACTGCGGGGTGCAAACCACGTGCTACGGTTTTCGCGGGGGCGAGCTTTCCGCACCGGAGTCGAACACGGAAGAGCAGGTGGCGAATCTCTGTCTGGCGCCGGGACGTGGTGTTTTTATGGAAGAGATGTTGTCCGCATTGGAAGCGCGGAATCTCTGTATTCCTTTGTTCGCCGTGAATGAGTCCAACCCGGAACTGCTTGTTGCTGCTGACAGGCTTTCTACTGAAAGGAGATGA
- a CDS encoding ABC transporter substrate-binding protein — protein MVRRTVLLSVAAVLVLLVANMAQADDSWSRVQERGELIVGFAAHYPPFESKNEKTGEFEGFDVDLARAMSDELDVAPRFVDAEWQGLLGGLMTGDYDVLITCMSKSEARGKNVNFTDVYYTLPDVIVVRESSAELFGAEDLKGKVVGVQLGSGSEQLVDKLEGLKDIKRYNYNPEAFLDLKAERIDALVVGYAYAVNQIKQDPSIYKVTGEPLAEAEIVMVLPKESEALTSRLNEALAAVRENGKYQEAHDKWLSLN, from the coding sequence ATGGTACGTCGCACAGTGCTGTTGTCGGTTGCCGCAGTTTTGGTGCTTCTGGTCGCCAATATGGCGCAGGCCGATGATTCCTGGTCAAGAGTGCAGGAGCGTGGGGAGCTTATTGTGGGATTTGCCGCACACTACCCGCCGTTCGAGTCCAAGAACGAGAAAACCGGTGAGTTCGAAGGATTCGATGTGGACCTGGCCCGGGCGATGAGCGATGAACTCGACGTTGCCCCCAGGTTTGTGGATGCCGAATGGCAGGGCTTGCTCGGTGGTTTGATGACCGGTGACTACGATGTGCTGATTACCTGCATGTCTAAGTCCGAGGCACGTGGCAAGAACGTGAACTTCACGGATGTCTATTACACATTGCCGGATGTGATCGTGGTGCGCGAGAGCTCTGCAGAACTCTTTGGCGCCGAGGACCTCAAAGGCAAGGTCGTTGGGGTGCAACTCGGCTCCGGCAGCGAGCAACTGGTGGACAAGTTGGAGGGCCTGAAAGATATCAAACGTTACAACTATAATCCCGAGGCGTTCCTGGACCTCAAGGCCGAGCGCATCGATGCACTCGTTGTGGGCTATGCGTATGCCGTGAACCAGATCAAGCAGGATCCGTCCATATACAAGGTGACTGGCGAGCCTCTGGCTGAGGCCGAGATTGTCATGGTTCTGCCCAAAGAGTCCGAGGCGCTGACCTCCAGGCTCAACGAGGCGCTCGCCGCGGTGCGTGAGAACGGCAAGTACCAGGAAGCCCATGACAAATGGCTTTCATTGAACTGA
- a CDS encoding BCCT family transporter gives MPTVRRHIVFVASLVVVLALSLYGIVDPTGLDEVSAWLHERIIRHFGWGYLTAAFLFLVFSLYLAFSKYGNIKLGGDHERPYYSYFGWFSMLFAAGMGIGMIFWGVAEPMSHYLNPPEHIRESSGEAAGFAMRYSFFHWGLQPWAIYIVMSLSIAYFSFRRGMPMLISSCFYPLIGDRIFGSVGRAIDILAVFATVFGIVTSLGLGAMQITSGLGAVFGFSSSYPVILAVIAVVTVLFMISSMTGLDKGIQILSKTNILLALTLLAFMFVVGPSTFILEIFTNTIADYMTSLVSMSLSTNPFQGHKWTQSWTLFYWAWWISWSPFVGMFVASISRGRTIREFIVAALLVPPLLTFVWFSVFGGAAFLVELNGGGLAAHVADDVSTGLFKLYAHYPMSEVLSLITVVLLGVFFVTSADSATFVLAMMTTHGDATPPASKKIVWGLTVSLTAAILLYSGGLEALQRMAIAAALPFTIIMVLLCRSLHKGLSYEMRKGAMECDPEGEKDSE, from the coding sequence ATGCCGACCGTACGCCGTCACATCGTGTTCGTGGCCTCCCTTGTCGTGGTCCTTGCCCTGTCGCTTTACGGCATTGTCGATCCAACCGGCCTGGACGAGGTCTCCGCCTGGCTGCATGAGCGGATCATCCGGCATTTCGGATGGGGGTATCTCACCGCCGCGTTCCTGTTCCTGGTCTTCAGCCTGTATCTTGCCTTCAGCAAGTACGGAAACATCAAGCTGGGCGGGGATCATGAGCGGCCGTACTACTCCTACTTCGGTTGGTTCAGCATGCTGTTCGCCGCGGGCATGGGTATAGGCATGATCTTCTGGGGAGTGGCCGAGCCCATGAGCCACTACCTCAACCCGCCGGAGCACATCCGTGAAAGCTCGGGGGAGGCAGCCGGCTTCGCCATGCGCTACAGCTTTTTCCACTGGGGGCTGCAGCCCTGGGCCATCTATATAGTCATGAGCCTGAGCATCGCCTATTTTTCTTTCCGGCGGGGCATGCCCATGCTCATCTCCAGCTGTTTCTATCCGCTCATCGGAGACAGGATCTTCGGATCCGTGGGCCGCGCCATCGACATTCTGGCCGTGTTCGCCACGGTGTTCGGCATCGTCACGTCTCTGGGGCTGGGCGCTATGCAGATAACGAGCGGACTGGGCGCCGTCTTCGGCTTTTCGTCGTCTTATCCGGTCATTCTTGCGGTCATCGCCGTGGTCACGGTGCTGTTCATGATCTCCAGCATGACCGGCCTGGACAAAGGTATCCAGATACTGAGCAAGACCAACATTCTGCTCGCGCTCACGTTGCTGGCCTTCATGTTCGTGGTGGGCCCCAGCACGTTCATTCTGGAGATATTCACAAACACCATCGCTGACTACATGACCTCCCTCGTGAGCATGAGCCTGTCCACCAACCCGTTCCAGGGGCACAAGTGGACGCAGTCCTGGACCTTGTTCTACTGGGCGTGGTGGATATCCTGGAGCCCCTTCGTGGGCATGTTCGTGGCGAGCATCTCACGGGGACGCACAATCCGGGAGTTCATAGTGGCCGCGCTGCTGGTGCCGCCGCTGTTGACGTTCGTGTGGTTCAGCGTGTTCGGCGGCGCAGCGTTTCTTGTGGAGCTCAATGGCGGCGGGCTCGCCGCTCATGTGGCCGATGACGTGTCCACCGGCCTGTTCAAACTCTACGCGCACTATCCGATGAGCGAAGTCCTCTCCCTCATTACGGTGGTGCTGCTCGGCGTGTTCTTTGTGACCTCGGCGGACTCCGCCACCTTCGTGCTGGCCATGATGACAACACACGGCGACGCCACGCCGCCGGCTTCCAAAAAGATCGTCTGGGGTCTGACAGTCTCGCTCACGGCGGCTATACTGCTGTACTCGGGCGGGCTGGAAGCGCTGCAGCGCATGGCCATCGCCGCGGCGCTGCCGTTCACGATAATCATGGTGCTCCTGTGTCGCAGCCTGCACAAGGGGTTGAGCTACGAGATGCGGAAGGGGGCGATGGAGTGCGACCCCGAAGGGGAGAAGGATAGCGAATAA
- a CDS encoding B12-binding domain-containing radical SAM protein has protein sequence MNVLLVYPRCPETFWSFRSALSYVSRKATLPPLGLLTVAAMLPESWDRRLVDCNVRALDDADIAWADLVFVGGMIVQQESALDVVTRSKAMGKTVVGGGPLFNAMVDHFPEVDHFVLGEGEITVPQFLADLKRGEPKRIYESDTRPDIASVPVPEWRLIDFRDYYTMPLQYSRGCPFNCEFCDIVLLNGRTPRTKAPAQMMAEMQALYDAGWRGGVFIVDDNFIGNKHAVKRFLPELVEWQRSRRYPFTFITEASVNLADDAELMLLMSDANFNKVFLGIETPEESTLQECGKYQNTSRDLAESVRTIQGHGMQVMAGFIVGFDSDTESTFDIQIRFIQNVGVVTAMVGLLNALPYTRLWHRLREEKRLLAETSGDNTDGRMNFIPKMDCEVLLAGYRRIVSEIYSRRSYYRRIGTFLENYSPTARRHWSVRETLAFFRCMVRIGVFSRNRLLYWQLLMKTLRTKVKALPEAVELAILGEHFFRLRERLLREVDFCPTMETSTPQTK, from the coding sequence ATGAACGTGTTGCTCGTGTATCCGCGGTGCCCGGAGACGTTTTGGAGCTTTCGATCCGCCTTGTCGTATGTTTCGCGAAAGGCGACGCTGCCGCCGCTGGGGCTGCTCACCGTGGCTGCCATGCTGCCGGAATCCTGGGACCGCCGGCTGGTGGACTGCAACGTGCGCGCGCTGGACGACGCGGACATCGCCTGGGCCGACCTCGTCTTCGTCGGCGGGATGATCGTGCAACAGGAATCGGCCCTGGACGTGGTGACTCGCAGCAAAGCCATGGGCAAGACCGTGGTCGGTGGCGGCCCGTTGTTCAACGCCATGGTCGACCACTTTCCCGAGGTGGACCATTTCGTGCTCGGCGAGGGCGAAATCACAGTGCCGCAGTTCCTGGCAGATCTGAAACGCGGCGAGCCGAAACGCATCTACGAAAGCGACACGCGGCCGGACATCGCAAGCGTGCCCGTGCCGGAGTGGCGACTCATCGATTTCCGCGACTACTATACCATGCCTTTGCAGTACTCCCGCGGCTGCCCGTTCAACTGCGAGTTCTGCGACATAGTCTTGCTGAACGGCCGCACCCCCCGCACCAAAGCTCCCGCCCAAATGATGGCCGAGATGCAGGCGCTCTACGATGCCGGCTGGCGAGGCGGCGTGTTCATCGTGGACGACAACTTCATCGGCAACAAGCATGCGGTAAAGCGGTTCCTCCCGGAGCTTGTGGAATGGCAGCGCAGCCGACGCTACCCGTTCACGTTCATCACCGAAGCGAGCGTGAATCTGGCCGACGACGCCGAGCTCATGCTGCTCATGAGCGACGCGAACTTCAACAAAGTTTTCCTGGGCATAGAAACGCCGGAGGAAAGCACACTGCAGGAGTGCGGCAAGTACCAGAACACCTCGCGCGACCTGGCCGAGTCCGTACGCACCATTCAGGGCCACGGCATGCAGGTCATGGCCGGGTTTATCGTAGGATTCGATAGCGACACTGAATCCACCTTCGACATCCAGATCCGCTTTATCCAGAATGTGGGGGTGGTGACCGCCATGGTTGGCCTGCTGAACGCCCTGCCCTACACCCGGCTGTGGCACCGGCTGCGTGAGGAAAAACGACTGCTCGCCGAAACAAGCGGCGACAACACCGACGGCCGCATGAACTTCATCCCGAAAATGGATTGCGAGGTCCTGCTCGCCGGCTACCGCCGGATCGTCTCGGAAATATATTCCCGCCGCTCCTACTATCGCCGCATCGGCACGTTCCTGGAGAACTACTCCCCCACGGCGCGTCGCCACTGGTCCGTCCGGGAGACCCTGGCGTTCTTCAGATGCATGGTCCGCATCGGCGTATTCTCGCGCAACCGGCTGCTCTACTGGCAACTGCTCATGAAAACGCTCCGCACGAAAGTAAAGGCGCTGCCGGAGGCCGTCGAGCTGGCTATCCTGGGCGAACATTTCTTTCGGCTGCGGGAACGTCTTCTCCGGGAAGTCGACTTCTGCCCCACGATGGAAACGAGCACACCACAGACCAAGTAG
- a CDS encoding amino acid ABC transporter ATP-binding protein: MQPLLELKDIVKSFGSHRAVDSVSLSLNPQDKTVIIGPSGSGKSTLLRTINFLETIDSGSIMFEGRDVGYRRHKGHLILDKPRNICKLRAQIGMVFQHFNLFPHMTVVENAMEGQVTVQGLARKEAREIAMSMLDKVGMKDFADRYPAALSGGQKQRAAIARALAMRPKLMLFDEPTSALDPELVGEVFATIKQLADEGMTMIIVTHNMGFAREVADQLYFMEDGSFLAQGEPDEFFGKHCNDPRIQSFIQRIF; this comes from the coding sequence ATGCAACCACTTCTGGAACTCAAGGACATCGTCAAGTCGTTCGGTTCGCATCGAGCCGTGGACTCCGTCAGCCTCTCGCTGAACCCGCAGGACAAAACCGTCATCATCGGTCCCTCCGGATCGGGCAAGTCCACATTGCTCCGCACCATCAACTTTCTGGAAACCATAGATTCCGGCTCCATCATGTTCGAAGGGCGCGATGTGGGATACCGGCGCCACAAGGGCCATCTGATTCTGGACAAACCCAGGAACATCTGCAAGCTGCGCGCGCAGATAGGCATGGTGTTCCAGCATTTCAACCTGTTCCCGCACATGACCGTGGTGGAGAACGCCATGGAGGGACAGGTGACAGTGCAAGGGCTTGCCAGAAAGGAAGCCCGTGAGATCGCCATGAGCATGCTGGACAAGGTGGGCATGAAGGATTTCGCGGACCGTTACCCGGCGGCTCTTTCCGGCGGACAGAAACAACGCGCCGCCATTGCCCGCGCTCTTGCCATGCGGCCCAAGCTGATGCTGTTCGACGAACCCACCTCGGCCCTGGACCCCGAGTTGGTGGGCGAGGTCTTCGCCACCATCAAACAGCTTGCGGACGAGGGCATGACCATGATCATCGTCACGCACAACATGGGCTTTGCCCGCGAGGTTGCGGACCAGCTGTATTTCATGGAAGACGGCTCGTTCCTCGCCCAGGGCGAACCGGACGAATTTTTCGGAAAGCATTGCAACGACCCGCGCATACAGAGTTTCATCCAGCGCATTTTCTAG
- a CDS encoding sensor histidine kinase, with translation MHEPNDDSSGLREEAGHSSASSSTMSAVERDLRERVKELGCLYAISRLAQQKDLSLDELVRDVAALLCESWQFPELAAARVELEGRSCATQGFKRTRWLQTRLVRAHGKPAGRVEICYLRQPPRREPTGSVFLQEETHLLQAVAENLGRIVEARRAEEHLQTLSRELLRAQEMERQRIARELHDDVAQSLSMLKIGLESLECNGDGVESEHRQQVQELSTHVAGIIDSVRSLSYALLPPGLVQLGLVSTLFRFCEEFSSRTGIPVDFRAEGMDGLKVDFDFQINIYRIVQEALANVRRHAQASRVGVKLIASYPSVLLRVEDDGQGFPPEPIHGEGLRERHMGLWSMGERARLLGGVLRIRTAPGKGTRILVDIPHWRQG, from the coding sequence ATGCACGAACCCAACGACGACTCGTCCGGTCTCCGCGAGGAGGCCGGACATTCTTCTGCCAGCTCTTCGACCATGTCCGCGGTGGAGCGGGATCTGCGGGAGCGCGTCAAGGAACTCGGCTGTCTTTACGCCATTTCCAGGCTCGCACAGCAGAAGGACCTCTCCCTCGATGAACTGGTCCGGGACGTGGCGGCGCTGCTGTGCGAATCCTGGCAGTTCCCCGAACTGGCGGCAGCGCGGGTGGAGCTGGAAGGGCGCAGTTGCGCCACCCAGGGCTTCAAACGCACCCGCTGGTTGCAGACCAGGCTGGTGCGCGCCCATGGCAAGCCGGCGGGACGTGTGGAAATATGCTATCTGCGCCAGCCGCCACGCCGAGAACCGACCGGCAGCGTTTTCCTGCAAGAGGAAACGCATCTTCTGCAGGCTGTTGCGGAAAATCTGGGACGGATTGTCGAGGCCCGTCGGGCCGAAGAGCATTTGCAGACACTGTCCCGGGAGTTGTTGCGGGCTCAGGAGATGGAACGTCAGCGCATCGCCCGTGAACTGCACGACGACGTGGCGCAGTCCCTGAGCATGCTCAAGATCGGCCTGGAGTCCCTGGAATGCAACGGGGACGGAGTGGAATCCGAACACCGGCAGCAGGTGCAGGAGTTGTCCACCCATGTGGCCGGAATCATCGATTCCGTCCGCAGCTTGTCATACGCCCTCCTGCCTCCAGGATTGGTGCAGCTTGGGCTGGTGAGCACCCTGTTTCGCTTTTGCGAGGAGTTTTCCTCCCGCACTGGCATACCTGTGGATTTCCGAGCCGAAGGCATGGACGGCCTCAAGGTCGATTTCGACTTCCAGATCAACATCTATCGCATCGTGCAGGAGGCTTTGGCCAACGTGCGTCGCCACGCACAGGCCTCCCGGGTCGGCGTGAAGTTGATCGCGTCGTATCCTTCGGTGCTGTTGCGCGTTGAGGATGACGGGCAGGGCTTTCCCCCGGAGCCCATCCACGGTGAAGGCTTGCGCGAACGACACATGGGATTGTGGAGCATGGGCGAGCGGGCGCGCCTGCTGGGCGGGGTCTTGCGCATTCGCACCGCGCCGGGCAAAGGCACCAGGATTCTGGTGGATATTCCTCATTGGAGACAGGGATGA
- a CDS encoding amino acid ABC transporter permease — translation MDFQFDILRHASGDLLLGAWITIKISVLSFLFALSIGFVVGAARARSRFWSRITTPYVEIFRGTPLLIQLFFLYYGLPTIGIKLDSLTAAYVGLGLNGGAYIAEVIRGALLGVENGQEEAALSTGLRPVQALIYVLFPQALRTAVPPLVNSFSSLLKESSLVSVLAITELTRMGQLVYTRTFRPFEIYLAIGAMYFLMTYCVSWLSKFLERRLSCGG, via the coding sequence ATGGATTTTCAATTCGATATCCTGAGACACGCCTCCGGCGATTTGCTGCTGGGGGCGTGGATTACCATTAAAATCAGCGTTCTTTCGTTTCTGTTTGCTCTGTCGATCGGCTTCGTCGTAGGTGCAGCGAGAGCCAGGTCCAGGTTCTGGTCGCGCATCACCACGCCATATGTGGAGATATTTCGAGGCACGCCCCTGCTCATCCAGCTGTTTTTCCTCTACTACGGGCTTCCTACAATAGGTATCAAATTGGACAGCCTGACTGCTGCGTATGTCGGGCTGGGGCTCAACGGCGGAGCGTACATCGCGGAGGTCATTCGAGGCGCATTGCTGGGAGTGGAGAACGGGCAGGAGGAAGCCGCTCTTTCGACGGGCCTCAGACCCGTTCAAGCCCTGATTTACGTCCTTTTCCCCCAGGCGTTGCGCACAGCCGTTCCACCGCTTGTCAACTCGTTCTCATCCTTGCTCAAGGAATCATCCCTGGTTTCGGTGCTCGCCATCACGGAACTCACGCGAATGGGCCAGCTTGTCTATACGCGGACGTTTCGCCCGTTTGAGATATATCTCGCCATAGGAGCCATGTACTTTCTGATGACGTACTGTGTCTCCTGGCTGTCTAAATTCCTGGAGCGGCGCCTCTCCTGCGGCGGTTGA